One segment of Myxocyprinus asiaticus isolate MX2 ecotype Aquarium Trade chromosome 41, UBuf_Myxa_2, whole genome shotgun sequence DNA contains the following:
- the zfand1 gene encoding AN1-type zinc finger protein 1 isoform X1, translated as MAELDIGKHCGIESCNQKDFLPFVCSSCSGVFCLEHRSRDSHSCPEYFQVPVKKEISGSGGTTSYPCSFENCKGRELLPVICPHCEKLFCLVHRHQDDHKCEKLETPKPRMAATQELVQKIVESKKNTPASKGRKGAKNAATAAKVALMKLKMHASGDKGLPQTERTYFQVFLPKEAKDSCLPMFFCSKWSVGKVVDFAASQASLKNNNNVLTAKKLRLCHPETGEAFKMDVSLQSLLSHAECPLHNGGNVILEYLENESTGLDDVTVYIPSS; from the exons ATGGCTGAACTGGATATTGGAAAACACTGTGGTATTGAATCATGCAATCAAAAAG ATTTTCTACCCTTCGTGTGTAGCAGCTGTTCTGGAGTCTTTTG TTTGGAGCACAGAAGCAGGGACTCCCACTCTTGTCCAGAG TATTTTCAGGTGCCAGTGAAGAAAGAGATCTCTGGGTCTGGGGGTACAACATCATATCCATGCAGCTTTGAGAACTGTAAAGGGAGAGAACTGCTGCCAGTCATCTGCCCACACTGTGAAAAACTCTTCTGCCTCGT GCATCGTCATCAAGATGACCATAAGTGTGAAAAGCTGGAGACACCGAAGCCTCGCATGGCAGCAACGCAAGAACTAGTGCAGAAGATAGTGG AGTCAAAGAAGAACACACCAGCAAGTAAAGGCAGAAAAGGAGCGAAAAATGCTGCGACTGCTGCAAAAGTTGCTCTGATGAAGCTTAAGATGCACGCGTCTGGAGACAAAGGCCTGCCACAG ACTGAGCGGACTTATTTCCAGGTGTTTCTGCCCAAAGAGGCTAAAGACTCTTGTTTACCGATGTTCTTCTGTTCCAAATGGAGTGTCGGCAAAGTGGTGGACTTTGCTGCATCTCAGGCCAGTCTGAAGAACAACAATAATGTCCTCACAGCTAAG AAACTGCGTTTGTGTCATCCTGAAACGGGGGAGGCCTTTAAGATGGATGTTAGCCTACAGTCACTGCTCTCCCACGCAGAGTGTCCTCTCCACAACGGAGGCAACGTCATTCTGGAGTACCTAGAGAATGAAAGCACTGGCCTGGATGATGTCACTGTGTATATTCCTTCCTCCTGA
- the zfand1 gene encoding AN1-type zinc finger protein 1 isoform X2, which yields MAELDIGKHCGIESCNQKDFLPFVCSSCSGVFCLEHRSRDSHSCPEVPVKKEISGSGGTTSYPCSFENCKGRELLPVICPHCEKLFCLVHRHQDDHKCEKLETPKPRMAATQELVQKIVESKKNTPASKGRKGAKNAATAAKVALMKLKMHASGDKGLPQTERTYFQVFLPKEAKDSCLPMFFCSKWSVGKVVDFAASQASLKNNNNVLTAKKLRLCHPETGEAFKMDVSLQSLLSHAECPLHNGGNVILEYLENESTGLDDVTVYIPSS from the exons ATGGCTGAACTGGATATTGGAAAACACTGTGGTATTGAATCATGCAATCAAAAAG ATTTTCTACCCTTCGTGTGTAGCAGCTGTTCTGGAGTCTTTTG TTTGGAGCACAGAAGCAGGGACTCCCACTCTTGTCCAGAG GTGCCAGTGAAGAAAGAGATCTCTGGGTCTGGGGGTACAACATCATATCCATGCAGCTTTGAGAACTGTAAAGGGAGAGAACTGCTGCCAGTCATCTGCCCACACTGTGAAAAACTCTTCTGCCTCGT GCATCGTCATCAAGATGACCATAAGTGTGAAAAGCTGGAGACACCGAAGCCTCGCATGGCAGCAACGCAAGAACTAGTGCAGAAGATAGTGG AGTCAAAGAAGAACACACCAGCAAGTAAAGGCAGAAAAGGAGCGAAAAATGCTGCGACTGCTGCAAAAGTTGCTCTGATGAAGCTTAAGATGCACGCGTCTGGAGACAAAGGCCTGCCACAG ACTGAGCGGACTTATTTCCAGGTGTTTCTGCCCAAAGAGGCTAAAGACTCTTGTTTACCGATGTTCTTCTGTTCCAAATGGAGTGTCGGCAAAGTGGTGGACTTTGCTGCATCTCAGGCCAGTCTGAAGAACAACAATAATGTCCTCACAGCTAAG AAACTGCGTTTGTGTCATCCTGAAACGGGGGAGGCCTTTAAGATGGATGTTAGCCTACAGTCACTGCTCTCCCACGCAGAGTGTCCTCTCCACAACGGAGGCAACGTCATTCTGGAGTACCTAGAGAATGAAAGCACTGGCCTGGATGATGTCACTGTGTATATTCCTTCCTCCTGA